The Pseudomonas cucumis sequence ACGCTTCGCGAGCAGGCTCGCTCCCACAATGGATTGCGTTTCAATTTTCGTCGAGTCGAGTTGAGTCGAGGTCACGGATGGATGCCCTGAAGGGTTTCAAGACAATCGCAGGCGTGGCTGGCTTCATGGTTGCGCTGCAACTGCTCAATGTGGCGACCGGCTACAGTCTCATTGCCTTCGGCCTGGTGCCGAGGACACTGCAGGGACTGGTCGGCATCATCACCTCGCCTTTCTTGCACGGGTCCTTTGCGCACCTGAGCACCAACCTGATTGCCTTTTTGATCCTCGGTACCCTGGTCATTGCCGAAGGGCTCAGCCGGTTCGTGGTCGTCAGCGCCATCATTATTCTGCTGGGCGGTACGCTGGTCTGGCTGTTCGGTTTCGCAGGCGTACACATCGGTGCCAGCGGATGGGTATTCGGGCTGTGGGCGTACCTCCTGTCGCGCGCCTGGTTCCAGAGGAGCTGGAGCAACCTGATCACGGCCAGTGTCGTGGTTCTGCTCTATGGCGGCCTGATCTTTGGCTTCTTTCCCCGCCAGGGCATGTCCTTCGAAGGGCATATTTTTGGTGCGATCGCCGGATTTATTGCAGCCAAGGTACTGTTATCTACGCCGCGCAGCAGGTTTAATGCCGCCCGGTAACCGCATTTGAGCACTCAGACGCCAGAGCGATTACGTCGCCAGGAATAAGCCCCCCACGGAGTCAGGGATGTAATGTCGATTTTCCTTTTATTGCGCACGTACGCCTCGTCCTTCTTCCATCGGTTCGGCTGGGCAGGCCTGGCCATTGCGTTAGGCATACACCTGAGCACGGCCTATATCGGCTTGGTGCTTCTAGGCGAACAACACCTCACCGCCCCCGCCACGTTTACCTACTTCTATCTCACCACCACACTCACCGTCGGCTATGGCGATCTCGCGCCCCAGACATCGGCGGGACGAATTTTCGTGGCTACCTGGGTCATGCTCGGGGGCATTGCGCTGCTGACCGCAGCCATCGGCAAAACCACCAG is a genomic window containing:
- a CDS encoding rhomboid family intramembrane serine protease gives rise to the protein MDALKGFKTIAGVAGFMVALQLLNVATGYSLIAFGLVPRTLQGLVGIITSPFLHGSFAHLSTNLIAFLILGTLVIAEGLSRFVVVSAIIILLGGTLVWLFGFAGVHIGASGWVFGLWAYLLSRAWFQRSWSNLITASVVVLLYGGLIFGFFPRQGMSFEGHIFGAIAGFIAAKVLLSTPRSRFNAAR